GCTTTTGCAGCCTGTCCGCAGGATAAATTAATTGATCTTCGAAATCAAAATGTCAGCGGGAGCAGTGTGGCTCTGCGCTTGAGCGGGATTTCGGAAAAGGTCTCCTCGTTTTGCTCGGATGTGGTGGGAGATATTTGCGGAATTTTGAGTGGGGCCGCCGGCAGTGCTATTGCAATAAAAATTATTATCCGCTCAGACTCGCTTGAGGTTTTGCTGGCGGCGGGCATCAGTGCAACTGTGGCGGGGCTCACGGTTTTTGGCAAGGCGCTTTGCAAACGGCTGGCTATATATAAGTCATTAAGCGTAGTGCTTTTTGTTGGTAGATTTATTTCGATGTTTAAAAGAGAAAGGGGTAGGTAGAACACAACATATTGTGTTTACGTATACTTATGCATACAATATAGTATATTTATATACACTTCGCATAAATATAAAAAAATTGTTGAATATTTATGCAAAAACCTCTTGCATAAATATAAAAAATAGTGTATAATTATTTCACTTCCGATGAATAGATATACATGTATAGTTATGCAATCCCACTATTTTAGTGTGAGAGTTTAAACGACAAAGGAGAAAGGCTGATGGCACGAAGCGTTAGACAGAGTAAGATTCTGGATATAATTTCGGTAAACGAGATTGAGACACAGGAAGAACTTGTGGCGCATTTGAGGGCGGCGAATTTTGATATTACACAGGCAACCATAAGCCGTGACATTAAAGAGCTCGGGCTTATCAAAATTTTGTCGCAGGACAGCAACCGCTATAAATATGCTTTGGTAGACTCGGAGCAACAACAAGCTTCAAATAAGTTTTTGCTTTTGTTTAAAGAATCTGTCATTTCGGTTAAGACTGCGCAAAACCTAGTAGTAATCAAAACCTTGAAGGGCGTGGCGGATGCCATCATAAATATAATTGACAAGTTTAACATTGAAAACACTTTAGGCTCAGTTAGCGGCGACGATACGGTTATGATAATTTTTGAGACTAATGCCAGCGCCAAAGAAGCATGTGACAAGATACATAATATTTTAACTGAATAATAGGAGCGTTTGAGTGCGCTCTTTTTTTTGAATTGATAAGGGGCCGTTTTTAATTCCCTTGTCTTTTTTGATGAAATTTGATACAATGGCTATATGTTAAAGCACCTTAAGATAAAAAATATAGCGCTTATAAAAGACCTAACGATAGAGTTTAGCGGTGGGCTGAATGTTCTTACCGGTGAAACGGGAGCGGGAAAGAGTATTATAATAGACTCGCTTAATTTTGTTTTGGGGGATAAAGCAAACAAAAGCCTTATGCGAACGGGTGCCTACGGTATGAGTGCCGAGGCATTGTTTTGCGGTGTAACCGGCAAGGCTAAAGAAATTTTGAAGGAATATAATATACCCGATGATGACGATGTTTTGATTGTGCGCAGTTTCAGTGACACGTCACAGAGTATTAGGCTTAATGGTAATACCATAACTGCTGGCATGCTCAAAAACATAACTCCCTATTTGGTTGATATCCATGGTCAGCACGAGCACCAATCGCTGCTCAAACCAAGGTTTCATCTTGGAATTATTGACGGATTAAACAGCTCAAAGACTGATTTGCTCAGAGCGGAAGTTTCGGGGCAATATAAAAAACATAAAGATATTATTTCTCAGCTTGATGAGCTTGGCAGCAATAACCAGAATAGAGAACGCATGATAGACCTGCTTCAATATCAGATAAATGAAATTGAGAGGTTTTCACTTAAACAAAACGAAGACGAAACTCTGGCGGTTGAGCGTAGCAGAATGCTTAATAGCGGCAAGATATCGGCAAATCTTACGAATGCCTTAAATGAGATTGACGGCAATTTTTCGGTTGTGAGCAGCATTAAAAAGGCAATAAGTGCAATGAATTCTGTTGTTCAGTATGACGAGACGTTGCAGCCGCTGATAAACAGGCTTGATGGTGCAAGGTTGGAGTTGAGTGATATTGCGGGAGAGTTGAAAATTGTCACCGAAAGTGTGAATTTTGACGATGCGGCATTTGATAGAATTGACACCAGACTTGACGGCATTAAGGCGCTTAAAAAGAAGTATGGGGCTACTGTTGCTGAAGTTTTTAAGTTTTTAGAAAACGCCAAAGAGGAGTTGAACAAATATCAGAACAGCACGGCACTTATAGATAATCTGGAATATCAGAAGCAGCAGGTTTATAGCAGTCTTTATGATACGGCAAATAAATTATCGGATATCAGGCGTGGCATTGCTGAGGAGTTTTCGAGCAAAGTTATGAAAGAGCTTGGTGACCTTGGAATGAAAAACGCCAAGTTTGCTGTAATGTTTGACCCCAAACCTGACAAAAACACAGCAAATATAACTGCAAACGGATTTGATAATCCAATATTTATGTTCAGTGCTAATTTAGGTCAGCCTATGAAGCCGCTCAGTGAGATAATTTCAGGCGGGGAAATGAGCAGGTTTATGCTTGGTATAAAAAATATTATCGCTGATATTGATGATTTACAAACGCTTGTGTTTGACGAGATTGACACGGGTATCAGCGGTGCCATCGGATTTGTTATTGCTTGCAAAATGGCCAATATATCAAAAAAGCATCAGGTTATTTCGGTGTCGCACCTGCCGCAGATTGCTGCCATGGCAGACAATCATTTGTTTATTCAAAAGCAGGTTGAAGCCAACGAGACTATTACTAAAGTTTTTACATTGGATAAAAAGGGCTCACAGAGTGAGGTGGCAAGGCTTTCGGGAGGTGTTGACGGCAGCGGCGTTGCGCTTGAGCATGCCGATGAGCTGATGGGTAGGTGTGCTGCATATAAAAATTCAATCAAATAAAAACTCTTATTTTTGAAGTAATTTTTACATAAAACGGCTGCTGACCCCACACAATATATTATATGAAAGCGCGGTTATTTAAAAAACTTGGCATAGCTTTGGGTGCTGTTGCACTCGTTTTTTGTCTGCTTTATTTTGCCGTTTTACCGGCTTCGA
The Christensenellaceae bacterium DNA segment above includes these coding regions:
- the argR gene encoding arginine repressor — encoded protein: MARSVRQSKILDIISVNEIETQEELVAHLRAANFDITQATISRDIKELGLIKILSQDSNRYKYALVDSEQQQASNKFLLLFKESVISVKTAQNLVVIKTLKGVADAIINIIDKFNIENTLGSVSGDDTVMIIFETNASAKEACDKIHNILTE
- the recN gene encoding DNA repair protein RecN, which codes for MLKHLKIKNIALIKDLTIEFSGGLNVLTGETGAGKSIIIDSLNFVLGDKANKSLMRTGAYGMSAEALFCGVTGKAKEILKEYNIPDDDDVLIVRSFSDTSQSIRLNGNTITAGMLKNITPYLVDIHGQHEHQSLLKPRFHLGIIDGLNSSKTDLLRAEVSGQYKKHKDIISQLDELGSNNQNRERMIDLLQYQINEIERFSLKQNEDETLAVERSRMLNSGKISANLTNALNEIDGNFSVVSSIKKAISAMNSVVQYDETLQPLINRLDGARLELSDIAGELKIVTESVNFDDAAFDRIDTRLDGIKALKKKYGATVAEVFKFLENAKEELNKYQNSTALIDNLEYQKQQVYSSLYDTANKLSDIRRGIAEEFSSKVMKELGDLGMKNAKFAVMFDPKPDKNTANITANGFDNPIFMFSANLGQPMKPLSEIISGGEMSRFMLGIKNIIADIDDLQTLVFDEIDTGISGAIGFVIACKMANISKKHQVISVSHLPQIAAMADNHLFIQKQVEANETITKVFTLDKKGSQSEVARLSGGVDGSGVALEHADELMGRCAAYKNSIK